A portion of the Candidatus Methylacidiphilales bacterium genome contains these proteins:
- the rfaD gene encoding ADP-glyceromanno-heptose 6-epimerase has protein sequence MKNILITGGAGFIGANLALKLQEEYPSAKLTIIDDFRSASFKNLQGYRGDFIAADLATLDLSRYFRANTLDAIFHLASITDTTNHNQFQQVHDNVESFRNLLHFVASKSNKTRIMFASSAATYGIASGVNTLDQPLHPANVYAFSKVQLENLARLFLRSYPSRHIVGLRYFNVYGPREAHKGTAASMIYQLAQQIKAGQNPRIFKFGEQRRDFVYIKDIVELTIRAITTARKSGIYNAGSGTARSFNDVVTILNRTFGTDLETEYFDNPYPFYQPHTEADMSVTIKALRYKPQYTLEKGILDYFQSGHL, from the coding sequence ATGAAAAACATCCTCATCACCGGCGGCGCTGGCTTCATCGGCGCAAACCTAGCCCTAAAACTCCAAGAAGAATATCCCTCCGCCAAACTTACAATAATAGACGACTTCCGTTCAGCTTCTTTTAAAAATCTTCAAGGCTACCGTGGCGATTTCATCGCCGCTGACCTCGCCACACTCGACCTCTCCCGTTATTTCCGAGCCAATACCCTAGACGCCATCTTCCATCTCGCCTCAATCACCGACACCACCAACCACAACCAATTCCAACAAGTCCACGACAACGTCGAATCCTTCCGCAATCTCCTTCATTTCGTCGCCAGCAAATCCAACAAAACCCGTATCATGTTCGCTAGCTCTGCAGCCACCTACGGCATCGCCTCCGGCGTCAACACCCTCGATCAACCCCTACACCCTGCCAACGTCTACGCCTTCTCCAAAGTCCAGCTCGAAAACCTCGCACGCCTCTTCCTCCGCTCCTACCCCTCCCGCCACATCGTAGGCCTGCGCTACTTCAACGTCTACGGCCCACGCGAAGCTCACAAAGGCACCGCCGCTAGCATGATCTACCAACTCGCCCAGCAAATCAAAGCCGGCCAAAATCCCCGCATATTCAAATTCGGCGAACAACGCCGCGACTTCGTCTACATCAAAGACATCGTCGAGCTCACCATCCGAGCCATCACCACTGCCCGCAAATCGGGCATCTACAACGCCGGCTCCGGCACCGCCCGCTCCTTCAACGACGTCGTCACCATCCTCAACCGCACCTTCGGCACTGACCTCGAGACCGAGTATTTCGACAACCCCTACCCCTTCTACCAACCCCACACCGAAGCCGACATGTCCGTCACCATCAAAGCCCTACGCTACAAGCCTCAATACACACTCGAAAAAGGCATCCTCGACTACTTCCAGTCCGGTCACCTCTAA
- the ilvD gene encoding dihydroxy-acid dehydratase: MPTPTPSPKSTTQSKSTPPAHRQYSSILFDGPHRAPNRSMLYPLGFTPEDFTKNLIGIASAASEITPCNMHLDTLAIEAKRGAEQAGGKALIFHTITVSDGISMGTPGMKYSLISREIIADSIEAVVGAQNMDGFVAIGGCDKNMPGACIAIARLNRPAVFVYGGTILPGCLTLPDGQNKDLDIVSVFEAVGAHANQKISDQELAQIERCAIPGPGSCGGMYTANTMASAIEALGLSLPNSSAQTAVSDAKRDDARRAGEAVLHLIEKNIRPRDILTRRAFENAITLTIILGGSTNAVLHLLAIARAAGVRLTLDDFTRIGRKTPVLADLKPSGRYLMNHLIAIGGTVPLMKLLIEEGYMHGDCLTVTGKTLWENVKDAQPYPADQDIIRPFSNPIKKDSHLVILRGNLAPDGAVAKISGKEGLRFTGRAITFDSEESALEAILSGKVRKGHVIVIRYEGPKGGPGMREMLSPTSAVMGKGLGKDVALITDGRFSGGSHGFVVGHICPEAYVGGPIAIVKNGDPITIDAVRRTITLDIPEKEIRARLKAWKKPKPRFTRGLLAKYAYLVNSAHLGATTDDTLQL; this comes from the coding sequence ATGCCCACCCCCACACCCTCCCCAAAATCCACAACTCAATCCAAGTCCACACCCCCGGCACACCGCCAATACTCCTCAATCCTTTTCGACGGCCCACACCGCGCGCCGAACCGCTCCATGCTCTACCCACTCGGTTTCACCCCCGAAGACTTCACCAAAAACCTCATCGGCATCGCCTCCGCCGCCAGCGAAATCACCCCCTGCAACATGCACCTCGACACCCTCGCCATCGAGGCCAAGCGCGGCGCAGAGCAAGCCGGCGGCAAAGCCCTCATCTTCCACACCATCACCGTCTCCGATGGCATCTCTATGGGCACGCCCGGCATGAAATACTCCCTCATCTCCCGCGAAATCATCGCAGACTCTATCGAGGCTGTCGTCGGCGCACAAAACATGGACGGCTTCGTCGCCATCGGCGGCTGCGACAAAAACATGCCCGGCGCCTGCATCGCCATCGCACGTCTCAACCGCCCCGCCGTCTTCGTCTATGGCGGCACAATCCTCCCCGGATGCCTTACCCTCCCCGACGGCCAAAACAAAGACCTCGACATCGTCTCCGTCTTCGAAGCCGTAGGCGCTCACGCCAACCAAAAAATTTCCGATCAAGAACTCGCCCAAATTGAACGCTGCGCCATCCCCGGCCCAGGCTCCTGCGGCGGCATGTATACTGCCAACACCATGGCCTCCGCGATTGAAGCCCTCGGCCTCTCCTTACCCAACAGCTCCGCACAAACCGCAGTCTCCGATGCAAAGCGCGACGACGCCCGGCGCGCCGGTGAAGCCGTTCTTCACCTCATCGAAAAAAACATCCGCCCCCGCGACATCCTCACCCGTCGCGCCTTTGAAAACGCCATCACCCTCACAATTATCCTCGGCGGATCAACCAATGCCGTCCTCCACCTCCTCGCCATCGCTCGCGCCGCAGGCGTCCGCCTCACCCTCGATGATTTCACCCGCATCGGCCGCAAAACCCCAGTCCTCGCCGATCTCAAGCCAAGCGGCCGCTACCTCATGAATCATCTCATCGCCATCGGCGGCACCGTCCCCCTCATGAAACTCCTCATCGAAGAAGGCTACATGCACGGCGACTGCCTCACCGTCACAGGCAAAACACTCTGGGAAAACGTCAAAGACGCCCAACCCTACCCAGCCGATCAAGACATCATCCGCCCTTTCTCAAACCCCATCAAAAAAGACTCTCACCTCGTCATCCTTCGAGGCAACCTCGCCCCAGACGGCGCCGTCGCCAAAATATCCGGCAAAGAAGGACTCCGCTTCACAGGCCGCGCCATCACCTTCGACTCCGAAGAATCAGCCCTAGAAGCCATCCTCTCCGGCAAAGTTCGCAAAGGCCACGTCATCGTCATCCGTTACGAAGGCCCCAAAGGTGGCCCCGGCATGCGCGAAATGCTTTCCCCCACCTCTGCCGTCATGGGCAAAGGCTTAGGTAAAGACGTCGCACTCATTACCGACGGCCGCTTCTCTGGCGGTTCACACGGATTTGTCGTCGGCCACATCTGCCCCGAAGCCTATGTCGGAGGCCCCATCGCTATCGTAAAAAATGGCGATCCCATTACCATCGATGCCGTGCGTCGCACAATCACCCTCGACATCCCCGAAAAAGAAATTCGCGCCCGCTTAAAAGCCTGGAAAAAACCCAAGCCACGCTTCACCCGAGGCCTCCTCGCCAAATACGCCTACCTCGTCAATTCCGCACACCTAGGCGCTACCACCGACGACACCCTCCAACTCTAG
- the recR gene encoding recombination mediator RecR, which produces MDYPPKVQDLITAFRLLPTVGPRSAERFAQWFVEAPLETKQQLEAALRQVRETITPCPDCGFYSEGQRLCHICSDPTRDASVWCIVQDAAELIKIERSGTYRGLYHILGGLLDPLEGIEPEHLAVESLLMRLKKMQPKEVILALGTDVESETTVLYLTPLLKQYAIKVTRLAFGLPAGGGIAYVDSVTLGYALSGRREI; this is translated from the coding sequence ATGGATTATCCGCCTAAGGTTCAAGATTTAATTACGGCGTTTCGGTTGCTTCCGACAGTGGGGCCGAGGAGTGCAGAGCGTTTTGCGCAGTGGTTTGTCGAGGCGCCTTTAGAAACCAAACAGCAGTTAGAGGCGGCGCTTCGTCAGGTGCGCGAGACCATTACGCCGTGTCCGGACTGTGGATTTTACAGCGAGGGTCAACGTCTTTGCCACATCTGTAGTGATCCTACTCGGGATGCATCGGTGTGGTGTATTGTGCAGGATGCAGCGGAGCTAATTAAAATTGAACGGAGCGGGACATACCGTGGACTTTACCACATCTTGGGTGGCTTATTGGATCCTCTTGAGGGGATAGAACCGGAGCATTTGGCGGTCGAAAGCCTTTTAATGCGGCTGAAGAAGATGCAGCCGAAAGAAGTTATTTTGGCACTGGGCACAGATGTGGAGAGTGAGACTACGGTGCTTTATTTGACGCCGTTACTCAAGCAGTATGCGATCAAGGTCACTCGATTGGCTTTTGGGCTGCCTGCGGGTGGGGGCATAGCTTATGTGGATAGTGTGACACTGGGGTATGCGTTATCGGGCAGGAGGGAGATATGA
- a CDS encoding YbaB/EbfC family nucleoid-associated protein, protein MMKLMQQAQQLQARAKKIQEEIARREFSASAADGKIQVTLSGEGEMLALRIDPEWLRETPDVEMVADFIVMASREAFQKGRQAIQQEMGQLTAQLGLPPGLF, encoded by the coding sequence ATGATGAAACTCATGCAGCAGGCTCAGCAGTTGCAAGCGCGGGCTAAAAAAATTCAGGAGGAGATTGCTAGACGCGAGTTTTCTGCGTCGGCGGCTGATGGTAAGATTCAGGTGACATTGAGTGGTGAAGGTGAGATGTTGGCTCTACGAATTGATCCTGAGTGGTTGCGTGAGACGCCGGATGTGGAGATGGTTGCGGATTTTATTGTGATGGCCTCACGAGAGGCTTTTCAAAAAGGGCGCCAGGCTATTCAGCAGGAGATGGGGCAACTCACAGCTCAACTCGGCCTTCCGCCTGGCTTATTCTAA